The following coding sequences are from one Malaciobacter pacificus window:
- the radA gene encoding DNA repair protein RadA: MAKKKSSLFECQHCGEQSTKWLGKCPNCGSWDSFIELNQDQQEVLKQTAKVVNTTSKATPITQIKQDDVTRFSSHNDEFDLVLGGGIVPGSLTLIGGSPGVGKSTLLLKVAGSIASSGKKVLYVSGEESAGQIKLRANRLEANNDNMYLLSEIKLEEIQDELLRQDYEVCIIDSIQTIYSSNLTSAPGSVSQVREITFELMRKAKDSDIAMFIIGHITKDGSIAGPRVLEHMVDTVLYFEGEASKELRMLRGFKNRFGSTSEIGIFEMSAEGLISAKDIASKFFDKSKAQAGSALTVSMKGSRAIILEVQALVTESTYPNPKRSATGFDANRLTMLLALLEKKIDLPLNHYDVFINISGGIKIKESSADLAVIAAIISSFRDRPISKESVFIGEVSLTGEIKDVYSLDLRLKEAQAQGIKKAVIAQKPSLKLDIKTFAVDEVPKMIELF; the protein is encoded by the coding sequence ATGGCTAAGAAAAAATCATCACTTTTTGAGTGTCAACATTGTGGAGAACAAAGTACAAAATGGCTAGGTAAATGTCCAAATTGTGGTTCATGGGATAGTTTTATTGAACTAAACCAAGACCAACAAGAAGTACTAAAACAAACTGCAAAGGTAGTAAATACTACTTCAAAAGCTACTCCAATCACTCAAATAAAACAAGATGATGTTACAAGATTTTCTTCACACAATGATGAGTTTGACTTAGTTTTAGGTGGAGGTATTGTTCCAGGAAGTTTAACTCTTATTGGTGGAAGTCCAGGGGTTGGTAAGTCAACCCTACTTTTAAAAGTAGCAGGAAGTATCGCAAGCTCTGGTAAAAAAGTTTTATATGTATCAGGTGAAGAGAGTGCTGGTCAAATAAAACTGCGAGCAAATAGACTTGAAGCAAACAATGACAACATGTACTTACTTAGTGAAATAAAACTTGAAGAGATTCAAGATGAGTTACTAAGACAAGATTATGAAGTATGTATCATCGACTCTATTCAAACTATCTATTCATCAAACCTTACTAGTGCCCCAGGAAGTGTATCTCAAGTACGTGAAATCACATTTGAGCTTATGAGAAAAGCGAAAGATAGTGATATAGCTATGTTTATCATTGGACACATCACAAAAGATGGTTCAATAGCAGGACCAAGAGTACTTGAACACATGGTTGATACAGTTTTATACTTTGAAGGTGAAGCCTCAAAAGAACTTAGGATGTTAAGAGGTTTTAAAAACAGATTTGGTTCAACTTCAGAAATCGGTATTTTTGAGATGAGTGCAGAAGGACTTATAAGTGCAAAAGATATCGCTTCAAAATTCTTTGATAAAAGCAAAGCCCAAGCAGGTTCAGCCCTAACAGTTTCTATGAAAGGAAGTCGTGCAATCATACTTGAAGTTCAAGCTTTAGTAACAGAAAGTACATATCCAAACCCAAAAAGAAGTGCCACAGGATTTGATGCAAATAGACTTACGATGCTTTTAGCCCTATTAGAGAAAAAGATTGATTTACCACTAAATCACTATGATGTATTTATAAATATCTCAGGTGGCATAAAAATCAAAGAAAGCTCAGCAGACTTAGCAGTGATTGCAGCGATTATCTCAAGTTTTAGGGATAGACCTATTTCTAAAGAGTCAGTATTTATCGGTGAAGTTTCTCTAACTGGTGAGATTAAAGATGTTTATTCATTAGATTTAAGATTAAAAGAAGCACAAGCACAAGGTATCAAAAAAGCAGTAATCGCTCAAAAGCCATCACTAAAACTTGATATCAAAACATTTGCAGTGGACGAAGTTCCTAAAATGATAGAGTTATTTTAA
- a CDS encoding thioesterase family protein, whose product MELEIGTKATIDYVVKNKDLAKNLEISSDDNFPPVMATARMTALMECSAAKAMKPLLGNGKLSVGVEVSLKHLAPTLEGDTVSSTATFVGMEGKLYKFEIEAKDSGGLIGTCIHTRAIVTEDRLMSGANKRVGKE is encoded by the coding sequence ATGGAATTAGAAATAGGTACAAAAGCTACTATTGATTATGTAGTAAAAAACAAAGATTTAGCAAAAAATCTTGAGATATCTAGTGATGATAACTTTCCCCCTGTTATGGCAACTGCTAGAATGACTGCACTTATGGAGTGTAGTGCTGCAAAAGCTATGAAACCACTACTTGGTAATGGTAAGCTATCTGTTGGTGTTGAAGTTAGTCTAAAACATCTTGCCCCTACACTTGAAGGCGATACTGTATCATCAACTGCAACTTTTGTAGGAATGGAGGGAAAACTATATAAGTTTGAAATCGAAGCAAAAGATTCTGGGGGACTTATAGGAACTTGTATTCACACTAGAGCTATCGTAACAGAAGATAGACTTATGAGTGGAGCTAATAAAAGAGTAGGGAAAGAATAG
- the ybeY gene encoding rRNA maturation RNase YbeY codes for MIELENNTEFNLDLKTIETITDTLTSRDVELIVVKNDEIQKLNSEHRNIDKATDVLSFPMDFDFPNMPLGSIVISTDFVEEKAKEYGHSFNEEFTLLYIHGILHLLGYDHEVDDGEHREKEEELINQFNLPKSLIVRNS; via the coding sequence ATGATTGAATTAGAAAATAATACAGAATTTAACTTAGATTTAAAAACTATTGAAACAATAACTGATACATTAACATCAAGAGATGTTGAATTAATTGTTGTTAAAAATGATGAAATTCAAAAATTAAATAGTGAACATAGAAATATAGACAAAGCAACTGATGTTTTGAGTTTTCCTATGGATTTTGATTTTCCCAATATGCCCCTTGGCTCTATAGTAATCTCGACAGATTTCGTTGAAGAAAAAGCAAAAGAGTACGGACATAGTTTTAATGAAGAGTTTACTCTATTGTATATCCATGGTATTTTACACTTATTAGGATATGACCATGAAGTTGATGATGGTGAACATAGAGAAAAAGAAGAAGAGTTAATTAATCAATTCAATCTACCTAAAAGTTTAATTGTAAGGAATTCATAA
- a CDS encoding calcium/sodium antiporter produces MDILIFIVSMGALIYGADFIIEQSEKIALKYNISHFVIGATLVALGTSLPEMAVSMSASIKGSADIAVANVIGSTIFNISLVLGVVFLIAKKISPDRDLFAKDSAWALFPILIFILMGIDGKLSMVDGILFLLLMGAYLLFLIKSNQVEEVEDDEEAEFSWAKSISLLLVGFVFVIGGADFAIDSAGNIAREFGISEWIIGLFLVAFGTSLPELMISIKAALKNNADLAIGNIIGSNVANFTMVLGLASIVNPLNVDFSTYFFDIAAATIVSLMLVFITANKLYNKSAGIALMVVLALVIQNTLA; encoded by the coding sequence ATGGATATTTTAATTTTTATTGTCTCTATGGGAGCTTTAATTTATGGTGCTGATTTTATTATTGAACAAAGTGAAAAAATTGCACTGAAATATAATATCTCTCACTTCGTAATTGGGGCAACATTAGTTGCTCTTGGTACAAGTTTACCAGAAATGGCTGTGTCTATGTCAGCTTCAATAAAGGGAAGTGCAGATATTGCAGTTGCTAATGTTATAGGAAGTACTATCTTTAATATTTCATTAGTTCTTGGTGTTGTATTTTTAATAGCTAAAAAAATCTCTCCAGATAGAGACCTATTTGCAAAAGATTCAGCTTGGGCACTTTTTCCTATATTAATTTTTATTTTAATGGGAATTGATGGGAAACTATCTATGGTTGATGGTATTTTATTTTTATTATTAATGGGAGCTTATTTACTATTTTTGATTAAATCAAATCAAGTTGAAGAAGTAGAAGATGATGAAGAGGCAGAGTTTTCATGGGCAAAATCTATTTCATTATTACTTGTAGGATTTGTATTTGTAATTGGTGGTGCAGATTTTGCCATTGATAGTGCTGGAAATATTGCAAGAGAGTTTGGTATTAGTGAATGGATTATTGGATTATTCTTAGTTGCATTTGGTACATCACTTCCTGAACTTATGATTTCAATAAAAGCAGCTTTAAAAAATAATGCAGATTTAGCAATAGGAAATATTATTGGTTCAAATGTTGCAAACTTTACTATGGTTTTAGGATTAGCATCAATTGTAAATCCACTAAATGTAGATTTTAGTACATATTTCTTTGATATCGCAGCAGCTACTATTGTATCACTTATGTTAGTATTTATAACTGCAAATAAACTTTATAATAAATCAGCTGGAATTGCTTTAATGGTAGTTTTAGCATTAGTAATTCAAAACACTCTAGCATAA
- a CDS encoding Fur family transcriptional regulator, translating into MMNYSGLLKEYDLKVTPQRVAIVEELYTNGHMNIDDLYKKLLSKFPSVSLATIYKNINAMVEKVFLSEVKIPNAKSVYELVKAEHAHLVCSSCGHIEDIVLDVSTIFSEASQNSGFKLDSTDIVLSGTCPKCQ; encoded by the coding sequence ATGATGAACTATTCAGGATTATTAAAAGAATATGATTTAAAAGTTACTCCACAAAGAGTAGCAATAGTTGAAGAACTTTACACAAATGGACATATGAATATTGATGATTTATACAAAAAATTATTATCAAAATTCCCATCAGTATCATTAGCTACGATTTATAAAAATATAAATGCAATGGTTGAGAAAGTATTTTTATCAGAGGTAAAAATACCAAATGCAAAATCAGTATATGAGCTAGTGAAAGCTGAGCATGCTCATTTAGTGTGTTCTTCGTGTGGACATATTGAAGATATAGTATTAGATGTTAGTACTATTTTCAGTGAAGCTTCACAAAACAGTGGATTCAAACTTGATTCTACTGATATAGTTTTAAGTGGCACTTGTCCTAAGTGTCAATAA